The following coding sequences lie in one Mustelus asterias chromosome 8, sMusAst1.hap1.1, whole genome shotgun sequence genomic window:
- the LOC144497892 gene encoding regulator of G-protein signaling 4-like — MCKGLAALPATCLRSAKEMKHRLGFLLPKADTLSDHNSAPIKKDKTAHRLKNEEVKKWGESLLQLISHKHGLVAFTEFLQSEYSEENIRFWLACEEYRKCKSPAKLASKAKKIFNEYIAVEAPREVNLESEIRENTRKNILEPTSSCFDEAQSKIQTLMQKDSYPRFLKSKIYLDLLNQTQARC, encoded by the exons ATGTGCAAAGGACTAGCTGCACTGCCTGCTACCTGCCTTAGAAG cGCAAAGGAAATGAAGCATCGTCTCGGCTTCTTATTGCCAAAAGCAGACACATTGAGCGATCACAACTCAGCACCCATCAAGAAAGACAAAACAGCTCACAG ACTCAAAAATGAAGAAGTTAAGAAATGGGGTGAATCTTTGCTACAACTAATATCTCATAAAC ATGGCCTGGTTGCATTCACCGAGTTTCTCCAGTCTGAATACAGTGAGGAAAACATCCGGTTCTGGCTGGCGTGTGAAGAATACAGAAAATGCAAGTCACCTGCAAAACTGGCCTCCAAGGCAAAGAAGATTTTCAATGAATACATCGCAGTCGAGGCTCCCAGAGAG GTGAACTTGGAATCTGAGATCAGAGAAAATACAAGAAAGAATATCCTTGAGCCAACTTCCTCTTGCTTTGATGAGGCACAGAGCAAAATCCAAACCTTGATGCAGAAAGACTCTTACCCCAGATTCCTCAAGTCAAAGATATACTTGGATTTATTGAATCAAACTCAGGCAAGGTGTTAA